A region of Acidithiobacillus ferridurans DNA encodes the following proteins:
- a CDS encoding SCP2 sterol-binding domain-containing protein: protein MVAKFMSTEWIRLVGKQWDTHPEIQKDLKNFNATWEYYIEDRPDIPHVMLFCKAGKVIYAGPSDGRRRDFIMWTSMDYWQKILSGEISGKSALMTRRLKFKGSMMTAMKYMTPFNIHLNILGEIPVDFDI from the coding sequence ATGGTAGCAAAATTTATGAGTACAGAGTGGATTCGTCTCGTCGGCAAGCAGTGGGATACTCATCCGGAAATTCAGAAAGATCTGAAAAACTTCAATGCCACCTGGGAGTATTATATTGAAGATCGCCCGGATATCCCTCACGTCATGTTGTTCTGCAAGGCGGGGAAGGTTATCTATGCGGGACCTTCCGACGGGCGGCGCCGCGACTTCATCATGTGGACAAGCATGGACTACTGGCAGAAAATCCTGTCGGGAGAGATCAGCGGGAAATCGGCCTTGATGACTCGACGACTGAAGTTTAAGGGATCCATGATGACGGCCATGAAATATATGACGCCGTTTAATATCCACCTCAATATTCTCGGTGAGATACCGGTAGATTTTGATATCTGA